The window ATGGCAGGCATCGAACGCGGCGCGGCGATGCGGTGAAGTGACGATGACGGCGACGCTGGTTTCGCCGATCTCCAGGCGTCCCAGGCGATGCACCATCGCGATGCAGCCGATCTCCCACGCCTGGCGCACGAACGTTCCGATTTCTTCCAGCTTCTTCAATGCCATCGCGTCATACCCCTCGTAGACGAGGTGCAGCGTGCGCTTCCCTTTCGAATTATTTCGCACGACGCCTTCGAAAACGCAAATCGCGCCGTCTTCCGGACGCAGCATCTGCCTGGCGATTTTTTGAGCATCGATGACATCCCGCGTGATCCGGTACAGGTCACCGGGGCGCGCGATGTTCAGGGTATCGGAGTCGACCGCGCCGCCGCTGACGGGCGGAAAGATTGCGACCTCGTCTCCCTCCTGCACAGCCGCGGACTGATCGACATATTCTTCATTGATCGCGGTCAACACGACCGTCCGGTAATCCTTGATTCGCGGATAGGCGCTCTCCAGCCGCGAGAGCACGTCGGACACGGTCGCCCCCGCAGGAACATCGAGTTGCAGTTGCCGCGCGCCGACAATGTCTTTGAGTGTAGCGAAGAAGAGTAACCGGACCTGCATTTTGTCGGATATTAGCACAAATGCTACACTGGCGGACTTCAATGAATCGGGCCTTACACTTCAGTTACGGCTGCGTCCGGCCGGCCTTGGGCTTCGCCCTGCTGATCGCCTGTCTCGCCCTTTGTTCCTGCACCGCTAACCGCCTTTCCCACGATGAAGCGCGCAAGAAAATCTCCGAAATCGGCCGTTCGAAGCTGATTCCAGATGCAATCGAAATCCGGCGCATCGTCTCACAGAGCGAAAACGAAGCCATCGCTGAGGCGACCATCACGCTGGCTTTCCAGTTCAAGCGCGCCACCGCCAATGCCGAGTGGAAGGTCGAAGCCGTCCGCCTCGGCGACCGCGACTGGATCAGCCTTGACGAACTGCTCGCGGCCATCAATGACGGCCGCCGCCGCACCACGGCACAATCGATGCAGGTACTGACGGCAGGAATCGAAAAATACCGCGCCATGAACGGCATGCTGCCCAATGCGAAGGATATTGTGGGGCTGACCGACATCTTGAGTCCCACCTATATGGCTCAGCTTGTACGCGAAGACGGCTGGGGTCAGCCCATCATCTATGAACTAACAGGCCCATCCACGTTCCGGCTCGTTTCACGAGGAGCGGACGGTAGAGTTGGTACGGCGGACGACATCGTGATGGAAAACGGGCGAACTCTTACGCCGTGATATAATTCAACTCTCATGAATGTCATTCGCGAAGCGCAAGGCCGACAGGCCGCAGCCGCAACTAAAGTCGCGGAAACAGGCCTCCCCACCGAGGATTACGGCACGTTCCGCCTCTTCGGCTTCGAATCGTCCGACAAATCCGAAAGCGTCGTTGCCCTGGTCCGCGGCGATCTCGCTGCCGAGAAAACGCCGCTCGTCCGTATTCATTCCCAATGTCTTACCGGCGATGTCTTCGGCTCCGGACGATGCGACTGCGGGGCGCAACTCCATCTGGCTCTCGAAAAGATTGCCAAATGCGAGACGGGCATCCTGATTTACCAGCTTCAGGAAGGCCGCGGTATCGGTCTCATGAATAAGCTCCTGGCATACGAACTTCAGGATTCGGGACACGACACGGTCGAGGCCAACCGCCACCTTGGATTTGAAGCGGATCAGCGCAACTATGACCTATGCGCCGAGGTGCTGCGCTCGTTTGCCGTCACCGGCGTGCGGCTGATGTCCAACAATCCCCGGAAAATCGAAGCTCTGGAGCATGCCGGCATCCACGTGGTCGAACGCGTCCCGATCGAGATACAGCCATCCGACAGCACCAAGGTTTACCTCCAGACGAAAAAGGCGAAACTCGGGCACTTGCTCTCGAAGGTGTAGGGAACCGGTTCTCTCACTTGAACCGGTATCGCGTGAGAGCCTTGTCGCCCTTTCTTTCGAGTATTTTCTCGATGGTTCCCAGTCTCAGATCGCGGCTGGCGGTGGGTGCGGAGAGCCTGACAAAGAAGGACTGATAGTCTTTCCGCGAAAACCACTCCCGTTGAAACCGGTCACGGGCAGCTTGTAGCCGATCTTCAGGCACAACGGCCTCCACGCGCAATTCACTCAACAAGCCTTGGGTGCCGTCCAATATCGCCCTGAGCATGAATTCGACAAAGACGGTTGAGTCGGCGCTGCGATCGGTTTCTTCCAGGGCCCGGTAATAATCCTTCTGCCGCTCGCGAACGATCGATTCCACAGCGACATACTCGAAGACGGGGTGAAACCGCACCAACAAGACGTGCTGCCAAAGCCGGCCCATTCGCCCATTTCCATCCGAAAACGGATGAATGACCTCGAATTCGTGGTGAAAGACCGACGAGGAAATGAGTGGTGTTGATTTCGATTTTCTGACAAATAAGAGCAGTTCCTTCACCAATCCCTGAACGTACTGAGCTTTGGGAGCGACGTGAGAAACCCTCGATCCCTTCATGATCCCGATGCTGCCGGTCCGCCATTTGCCGGCATCCGGAATGATTCCGTTCATGAGAACTGCGTGTGCTCGACGGAGAGACGAGATCGAGTACGGCTCAAAATCCGTGGCTTGATCATAGGCGGCATTGGCGTTCTGCGCTTCGAGGATATCCTTCCGAAATCCGGCGACGCGTTTCCCATCGAGCAATGCCGTTACCTGCTCAATAGACAATGTATTTCCCTCGATCGCCAGGCTGCCCTGAATTGTCCTGATACGATTCAGCCGCCGGAGTTTGGGCTGTGGCTTCGCTCCACTCAGCCCTTCATAGCGTCCGAGAAGGCGGGTGATTTCACTGCAGAGTCAAGGGAAGGTAGTGTCTCAGTTTGAAATTTCGGGAATAACAACTCCCCTCCTCGAGGAGGAGGGGTGCCCGAAGGGCGGGGTGGTCGCTCACAATTCATGTTGATTCCAGCCATGTTCCGGCCCTGAAGAAAACGTCTTTTGCTATCACATTGCCGCCGGGCACGTCGAAGTTCGACAATATTCAGAGGAGCGGCATATGAAATCCATCGTGTTTCCCATCCTGTTGGCAAGCTTGGCCGCTATGGTTCCCGCAGCGGCTCCCGTTCCCCAGCGGGATACGGTGCGCGCGGACGTGAATGTCGTCTCGATCTACTTCACGGTGAGGGATAAGCGCGAGCGTCTGGTGACCGGCCTCACAAAAGACGCTTTCAAGGTCGTTGAAAACGGGAAGCCACAGCAGATTTCATTTTTCGCGGATCACAACGATCTGCCGATGAATGTGGGCGTGCTCCTGGACACAAGCACGGTGATGGCCCGTACCCTCGGGCTCGAGGCGAACGCCGCCTCGCAGTTCTTCCGAACCGTGATGCGCCCGAACGATCAGGGCTTTCTCGTGAGCTATGCAGCGCATGTCGAAACGTTGCAGGTGCCGATCGAAGATGCGGTCCGTCTCGCAGACAGAGCCCAGGATATCCGGAAAGGCGCCCGCATTTTTGACGACGGTCCGCTGCCGACCCAGGGTACCCCGCGGACCACGCAGCCCTTTCCAATTCCCGGCAGGCTTCCGGTGCCTGTTACGATGCCTCCGAACATTCCGGACACATCCAGCCTGCGGGTCGCGAAGTTGTATGACGCGGTGAATGAGTCGGTTGAACGCTTTCTCAGCCCGGAGTTCGGACGGAAAGTCCTCGTCATCGCAGCGCTCGCGGATGATGCGCACAGCGAAAGCACGCTGAGGGATGCCCTGAAGACACTCAAAGAAAACGACGTCATCGCGTATGTTCTCGAAGTCCAACATGCGCCGCGAAGCGGCCGTGACGATTGCGATATCCGTCACATCTTCCGGAACGAAGACGAATTCCGCATCTCACGTCTGGCCGTCGAAACCGGAGGACGCGTCATCCGTGTGGAAGGATTCGAGAAAATGCAGGCGGCTTTCGAGCAGATTGCCGACGAACTGCATCATCAATACAGTATCGGTTATCGGCCCGCGAATCAGGACTGGGATGGCGCCTTCCGCAAGGTCAGCATCGACGCCGGAAAGCGTTTCAAGGTTTCTGCGCGCGACGGGTATTACGCCAATCTCCGCCACTGACGGCATCCCGGGAGTGTAGCCAGTATCGCGACAAGGCCGTAAGTTTTAGTTTTTTTGACAAAGGTTTTAGCCGCAGATGACGCGGATGACGCAGATGGGGCGCAAAAACGAACTTCATGATGCGCCCCCATCTGCGTCATCCGCGTCATCTGCGGCTAAAACAGTTTGATTGCGGTATAGCCGCGCTATGCCTTTGGTGGCTAATTTCCCAGCCGCTGTTTTGACGTCCTCTAAAATCGAGGACACATCCGGTTTCATCTCACGACCACCTACATATGTCGCGCGAACGTTGTGCCGCGAAGCCGAGTAAACCATCGCTTCAATAGGGTCAAATACCGGCTGCAACGCAATATCGCTCAAATCGATAACCACAAAATCGGCACGCTTCCCGGCATCCAGACTGCCCAGCTGATCGCCTAAACCCAGGCACTCGGCGCCGCCAAGCGTGGCCATCCGGAATGCCGCTTGCGCATTGAGGGCCTCGAATTGTTTCGTGCGGGCGCGCTGCTGGAAAACCGCCGACCGCATTTCCTCGAACATATCGACGGCGTTGTTGCTGGCGACGCTGTCTGTGCCCAGGCCGATCGAAATCCCGGTTTCCCGCATTTCCGACAGCCGGGCGATCCCGTGAGCGAGCTTCGCATTCGACTTCGGGCAATGCACCAACGACGGCCGGCTTTCGCGGAGAAGCTGCAGATCCGCGTCTTCCAGATCGACCGCATGCACCAGAAGCGTTTCTGGACGCAGCAACCCGAGTTGCGCGAGATACGCCAGCGGACTGCAGCCCGGCGGCTCTACCGGAATGCCCCGCTCAGCCCAGCGTTCCGCGAAAATCCCGGCGCCCCGGCGGACAAACAGACCTTCGTCTTCGGATTCGCCGATGTGCGTCGTCAATGGGAGACGCTCCCGGCGTGCAAGCTCGTCGACCGCGCGATAAAGTTTCGCCGAAACCGTGAAGGGCGCGTGTGGCGAAACTCCAAGGCGCAGCGTCGCCTGTTCGTCCGGACGGTAACGGTCCAGCTTTTCCCTGAGGCCGGCGATGGCGTCATCGGCCTGGGATTCGGCCGGTCCGAAGACTTCCTGATAAGCGATGCCCTGAAGCCCGAACTCCCCCATCGCGGTCCAGGCCGTGCCGAGATCCATCACTTCGCCGAGACACGTCACGCCTGCGCGCAACATTTCGATCGCTCCCAGGCGCGCCGATGCGAGCAGGTCGGCGCGCGAAAGCACTTTGTATTTCGCGTGGGTCAGCCGCGGAATCCAGTCCCCGAACGGCAGATCATCGAGGTAGCCGCGTAAAATAGTGAGTTCGATATGCGAATGCGCATTGACGAAGCCTGGAATGATGGCGCATCCGGGAAACCGGACAACGCCCGGTGCATTCGCCGGCGGCGCCGCAAGGATCCGTCCGTTTTCCACCGCGATGCAGCCGCCGCGAACCGGTGGAGATGAGACCGGGCAGATCCAGTCGGCTTCGTAAACCGTCATGCGGAAAAAACCTGTGAGCGCACGGTGAGCCGTTCGATCAGATCCTCTTTGACGCGATAGCCAATGCCCGGGCCGTCCGATTGCGCGATCCGCCCATCCGCCGAAACCTCGACCGGCGGATCGACGATGTCTTCGCTCCAGTAACGCTTGCTGGCGGAGACATCCCCCGGCAGCGAGAAGTTCTCCAGACTGGACAAGGCCACGTTATGTGCCCGGCCGATTCCCGACTCCAGCATCCCGCCGCACCACACCGGCACGCCGGCATCGCGGCAAACATCGTGAACGGCGCGCACCTCGCGGTGGCCGCCGACGCGGCCGAGCTTGATGTTGATGATCCGGCAGGCGCCGATCCGGATCGCCTTGCGCGCATCTTCGGCCGAATGGATCGATTCATCCAGGCAGATCGGCGTCGCAATCTGCCGCTGAAGCTCGGCGTGATCGATCATGTCCTCATAGTGGAGCGGCTGTTCGAACATCATGAGGTTGTAGTGGTCCATTTTCTGGAAAACGTCCACATCCGCAAGCGTATATGCCGAATTGGCATCGCCCATCAACGCAATCGACGGGAACGCTTCGCGTACCTGACGGATCACTTCGACATCCCATCCCGGTTTGATTTTGATCTTGATACGGCGGTAGCCGGCCTTCACTTCCGTGTCGATTTTCTCGAGCAGCTTGCCGATCGACGGTTGGATGCCAATGGAAACTCCGCAATCAATACGATCACGCGTTCCACCGAGCATTTTCCATAAGGGAAGGTTGCGGCGCCGCGCTTCAAGATCCCACAACGCCGTTTCCACTCCGGCCTTCGCCATGTTGTGGCCGCGAATGCCGCGAACCAGCTCGCCGAATCCCGCGGCACCGTCCAATTCCCTTCCGATGACGCCTGGAATGATGTAATCGCGCAGCACGTGCCACGCGGTTTCCCAGGTTTCGTAGCTGTAGAACGGGCCCTCGGCGGCCGTGACTTCCCCCCAGCCGGCCTGCCCGCCATCGGCCGTCTTCACTAAAATGATGTGGCGGTCCTGCGTCGCACCGAAACTCGTTTCGAAAGGATGAAGGAGCCGCATGCGCAGCTCGCGAAGTTCAATCCGCTGGATAAACACGGGATGCCCCAGGGATCAGGAGATAGGCGCTCCATTCGCCGGTGCGCTCGAAACCGGCAACGAAGTAGCCATCCCCGAAGTTTTTCAGGAATTGTTCGCGGACACGAAACAGAAGGTCCTTGAACGACGACGGACTTTGCCGCATCAAGGCCTGAACATCCGCCGGAATATAAAGCCGGCGCACATCGTCGCCGGGTGAAATGCGTGGACGCGGTTCGTTCAACCACCATTCCGCAATCAAGCGGTCGGTTTGAATGGATGTGAGCGGGCCATAGAGTTCGACCTGATAACGGCGGACAATGACGCCCAGTTTCTCGAGATTCAGCCAGGCGTTCTTTGCCTGCAGCGGATCGAACGTCCACTGGATCAGGCCGATGCCTCTCTGGAGCGCCGCGGCGCGCTGTTCGAGCTTCAACTTCGCGCCGATACCGGCGTTCCGGTGATCGGTTGCGACGGCCAGCATGTGCGAATGCCAGTACGGTTTGCCGGCGCGGATCCCGGGCATCGAGTTCAGGAAGCCGATCATCCGTTCCCCGTCAAAGGCGCCGAGGACCAGTCCGCCGATCATGGTCTGGACCAGATATAAGCGCGGGGGCTGCAGATCGACCTCGGACGACCCGAAGGCTTCGCGCTGCAGTTCGACGCATCTTTCGAATTCAGGAAACGTGGTGAGCGGCCGGATTATGGTTGAAGTTTGGCCTTCTGCCATAGCGCTTCCATTTCATTCAGTGAGGTCTGATCGAGGCTCTTTCCCTGCCCGGCGAGCTGCCTCTCCATGTATTGAAACCGCGATTTGAATTTACGGTTTGCGCGTTTCAACGCCGACTCGGAGTCGATCTTCAAAAAGCGCGCGATGTTCACAATGCAGAACAGCATGTCGCCGATCTCGTCTTCCAGCCGGGCGCGCTTGTCGTCTTCACTGTCGTTCTCGATCACTTCCTTCAGCTCGCGCACTTCTTCCTCGAGCTTGTCGAAGATGCCTTCGACATCCGGCCAGTCAAAACCGACGCGCGCCACGCGTGCGGAGATCTGATGGGCCTCATGGATCGCCGGCAGCTTGCTGGGGATCCCTTCGAGCAGCGAGCGCTGTTCCGGCGTGCGGTTCTTCAGCTTCTCCGCCTTTTCCTGCGCCTTGATGGCTTCCCAGTTTTTGATGACCTCTTCCGGCGTCGAAGCGGATTCATTCCCGAAGACGTGCGGATGACGTCGAACGAGCTTCTCGGAGATTTTGCCGATGACGGTATCGATATCGAACTGCCCGGCTTCCCTGCCGAGCTGCGAGTGAAAGACGACATGCAGCAGCAGGTCGCCGAGTTCCTCGGACACGCCGTCGGGATCGTTGTTCTCGATGGCTTCGAGGACCTCGTAGACCTCTTCGACGAGCATCGGTTTCAACGAGTTGAAGTCCTGCTGTTTGTCCCAGGGACAGCCGGCCGGCCCGCGCAGCGTCGCCATGATTTCGACCAGTTTCTCGAACTTTGAGCCTGTGTTTCCGGCCATAAACTCATTATAGGGGCTGTGCTAAATTCATAACCTGATGAAAGTTGTCACCTCATTGGCCGAGGCCGCTATCTCGCAGGCATCGGTCGTCAGCATCGGGAACTTCGACGGCCTTCATCTCGGGCATCGCCGGATCCTCGAAACCGTGGTGAAGCGGTCCCGCGAGCTGGGTGTCCAGGCGGCCGCGATGACGTTTTCTCCGCACCCGATACGGTTTCTGGCGCCGGACCGGGCCCCCCGCATGATCAGCACGCTGGATCAGAGGGTCCGGCTGATCGAGAGCACCGGCATCGATCTGCTGTTTATCGCGAAGTTCGATCTGCCGTTTTCCCGTCTGCTGCCCGAAGAATTTGTCCGGCAGTACCTGATCGATGGATTCCATGCCCGTTCGGTTTGCGTCGGCGGAAACTTCAATTTCGGATACAAACAGCGGGGCTCGATCGAAACGCTGCGGCAGTTCAAGCCGGATTTCGAAATCATCGAAGTGCCTGCGGTTCGCGTGCGGGGCACGATCGTCAGCAGTTCCCGGATCCGCGAACTCGTGGGCGCCGGACGCGTATCGAAAGCCTGCCGCCTGCTTGGCCGCTGGATCGGGATTGAGGGCAAGATCGTCTCCGGCGCCGGCCGCGGCCGGACAATGAAGGTTCCAACCTTGAATCTCGAGCCGGCCAACGAGTTAATTCCGGCGGCCGGCGTCTACATCACGCGGATCGCGCTGGATAACGGCCGGATGCTCGATGCGGTTACGAACATCGGCACGCGTCCAACCTTCAACGAAACGTCGCTGACCGTCGAAACGTTTGTATTGAATGCTCCGGTGCCGGAAGACGCAGTCACGGCCCAGCTCGATTTTCTGCACCGTCTCCGCGACGAGCGAAAATTTGATTCGCCGGAAGAACTGCGCGCACAGATCGCGATCGATGTCCGCCGCGCGGAAAAGTTTTTCCGCAGGGTGTGACTATGGGCTTTGCAGCTTTGCACAAAAAGTGGCCGAGGTGAACATTCCCCGCCTTTCAAAGGCGGGGTGCCCGAGCGATCAAAACGGTAGAAACGCGAGGGCGGGCGCGAAGCGCGAGCCCGAAAGGGCGAAGCAGTAATAGTGGTTAGTAACGAACCGCGAAGCGCACCTTATTTGTTGATGGAGGTTACTAACCGCCCCGTCCGCGCCGCTAAAGAACGGGGCCATTTTGTTAATGGCGCAGCCACCCCGCCTTGGAAAGGCGGGGAATGTCGCTGTCAGCCACATTTTATGCAAAGCCGTGACTATGGAAAATCTCATCCAGATTGATATTTACTCCCGGCCGGGCTGCCACCTGTGCGACGACGCCAAGGGTGTGATCGAACGGGTTCAGGCCCGCTTCCCGTTTGCGCTCCGTGTCATCAACATCGAGTCCGATCCCGCACTCGAAAAGGCGTACGGCGAGCAGATCCCGGTGGTCTTTATCAACGGGAACAAAGCTTTCAAATACCATGTCGACGAACATGAACTCCTCGAAAAGGTGAAGCGACTGTGGAAAACGTAGACGTTCTGACGATTGCTGCCCATCCGGACGACATCGAACTGACTTGCGCCGGAACCCTCATCAAAATGGTCGATAAAGGGTATTCGGTTGGCATTCTCGACCTCACACAAGGCGAAATGGGAACCCGCGGTACTCCGGAAATCCGCGCCCGGGAAGCTGAAGCGGCGCGCGTTGCGATCGGGGCCAGGTGGCGCGAACGCTTGAACTTCGGGGATTCGCGGCTCACGGCATCGATCGAAAACCGCTTCGCGCTGGCCGAAAAAATTCGCGAAGCGAGGCCCCGGACCGTCGTCCTGCCTTATTGGGAGGCCCGCCATCCCGACCATTACACGGCCGCAACTCTCGGCTACGAAGCCTGTTACGCCGCCGGCCTCAAGCAACTGCCGGTCGCTGGACAGCCGCACCGGCCCAAGAAGATCATTTACGCGTCGATGTATTGGGAAGTGAAGTCCTCGTTTTTTGTCGACATTACCGCGCAGTGGGAGCGGAAGCTGGCCGCGATCAAATGTTTCGGTTCCCAGTTCGCAGGCGATCTCCGTGATATCACAGAGCTTTACCCGGCCTGGGGCAAGCTGGTCGACCGCATTACAACCCAGTGCAAGTATTTCGGCCACCTGATGGGAGTCGAATATGCTGAGCCCTTCGTGGTGAAGGAATCCATGGCGGTCGACGACATCGTCACGCTGCCGGTGGACTCCGTGTAAATGGCCAACAACGTGCGTTTGTAAAAAGGTGATGAGACTGAAACCGTTTAGCTCAGCGGTCGTCAAAGCCCTTGACACATTTTTGGACGCTCTTTACGATGAACCTACTTTGTCTGCGGAGAAACCAGATGACACATAAGGTAGCCCGCATGGGGCTTAGATTCTGCCTGGCCCTTTTGATCGCGGTTCCCTTTTCTCTCCTCGCTCAAGACTCCGCTCCGGCGCAAGACCAAAGCCAGAGCCCAGCCAATGCATCCACTTCGTCGACCGGCACGTCTGCCACGGATGCATCCACCAGTTCCACGAGCAAGGACAAAAAGGACAAGAAAGACAAGAAGGATAAAGATAAAAAGGACAAAGACAAAGAAAAGGCTGCTGAAGACTGCAAGAAGAAACCGAAGAACTGCGACGTCGATGATAT of the Terriglobia bacterium genome contains:
- the moaD gene encoding molybdopterin converting factor subunit 1, producing MQVRLLFFATLKDIVGARQLQLDVPAGATVSDVLSRLESAYPRIKDYRTVVLTAINEEYVDQSAAVQEGDEVAIFPPVSGGAVDSDTLNIARPGDLYRITRDVIDAQKIARQMLRPEDGAICVFEGVVRNNSKGKRTLHLVYEGYDAMALKKLEEIGTFVRQAWEIGCIAMVHRLGRLEIGETSVAVIVTSPHRRAAFDACHYAIDKLKKVVPIWKKEFFEDGELWIEGQ
- a CDS encoding type II secretion system protein GspG, coding for MNRALHFSYGCVRPALGFALLIACLALCSCTANRLSHDEARKKISEIGRSKLIPDAIEIRRIVSQSENEAIAEATITLAFQFKRATANAEWKVEAVRLGDRDWISLDELLAAINDGRRRTTAQSMQVLTAGIEKYRAMNGMLPNAKDIVGLTDILSPTYMAQLVREDGWGQPIIYELTGPSTFRLVSRGADGRVGTADDIVMENGRTLTP
- the ribA gene encoding GTP cyclohydrolase II, whose translation is MNVIREAQGRQAAAATKVAETGLPTEDYGTFRLFGFESSDKSESVVALVRGDLAAEKTPLVRIHSQCLTGDVFGSGRCDCGAQLHLALEKIAKCETGILIYQLQEGRGIGLMNKLLAYELQDSGHDTVEANRHLGFEADQRNYDLCAEVLRSFAVTGVRLMSNNPRKIEALEHAGIHVVERVPIEIQPSDSTKVYLQTKKAKLGHLLSKV
- a CDS encoding Fic family protein, translated to MSIEQVTALLDGKRVAGFRKDILEAQNANAAYDQATDFEPYSISSLRRAHAVLMNGIIPDAGKWRTGSIGIMKGSRVSHVAPKAQYVQGLVKELLLFVRKSKSTPLISSSVFHHEFEVIHPFSDGNGRMGRLWQHVLLVRFHPVFEYVAVESIVRERQKDYYRALEETDRSADSTVFVEFMLRAILDGTQGLLSELRVEAVVPEDRLQAARDRFQREWFSRKDYQSFFVRLSAPTASRDLRLGTIEKILERKGDKALTRYRFK
- a CDS encoding VWA domain-containing protein, giving the protein MKSIVFPILLASLAAMVPAAAPVPQRDTVRADVNVVSIYFTVRDKRERLVTGLTKDAFKVVENGKPQQISFFADHNDLPMNVGVLLDTSTVMARTLGLEANAASQFFRTVMRPNDQGFLVSYAAHVETLQVPIEDAVRLADRAQDIRKGARIFDDGPLPTQGTPRTTQPFPIPGRLPVPVTMPPNIPDTSSLRVAKLYDAVNESVERFLSPEFGRKVLVIAALADDAHSESTLRDALKTLKENDVIAYVLEVQHAPRSGRDDCDIRHIFRNEDEFRISRLAVETGGRVIRVEGFEKMQAAFEQIADELHHQYSIGYRPANQDWDGAFRKVSIDAGKRFKVSARDGYYANLRH
- a CDS encoding amidohydrolase family protein, translating into MTVYEADWICPVSSPPVRGGCIAVENGRILAAPPANAPGVVRFPGCAIIPGFVNAHSHIELTILRGYLDDLPFGDWIPRLTHAKYKVLSRADLLASARLGAIEMLRAGVTCLGEVMDLGTAWTAMGEFGLQGIAYQEVFGPAESQADDAIAGLREKLDRYRPDEQATLRLGVSPHAPFTVSAKLYRAVDELARRERLPLTTHIGESEDEGLFVRRGAGIFAERWAERGIPVEPPGCSPLAYLAQLGLLRPETLLVHAVDLEDADLQLLRESRPSLVHCPKSNAKLAHGIARLSEMRETGISIGLGTDSVASNNAVDMFEEMRSAVFQQRARTKQFEALNAQAAFRMATLGGAECLGLGDQLGSLDAGKRADFVVIDLSDIALQPVFDPIEAMVYSASRHNVRATYVGGREMKPDVSSILEDVKTAAGKLATKGIARLYRNQTVLAADDADDADGGAS
- the menC gene encoding o-succinylbenzoate synthase codes for the protein MRLLHPFETSFGATQDRHIILVKTADGGQAGWGEVTAAEGPFYSYETWETAWHVLRDYIIPGVIGRELDGAAGFGELVRGIRGHNMAKAGVETALWDLEARRRNLPLWKMLGGTRDRIDCGVSIGIQPSIGKLLEKIDTEVKAGYRRIKIKIKPGWDVEVIRQVREAFPSIALMGDANSAYTLADVDVFQKMDHYNLMMFEQPLHYEDMIDHAELQRQIATPICLDESIHSAEDARKAIRIGACRIINIKLGRVGGHREVRAVHDVCRDAGVPVWCGGMLESGIGRAHNVALSSLENFSLPGDVSASKRYWSEDIVDPPVEVSADGRIAQSDGPGIGYRVKEDLIERLTVRSQVFSA
- a CDS encoding GNAT family N-acetyltransferase; translation: MAEGQTSTIIRPLTTFPEFERCVELQREAFGSSEVDLQPPRLYLVQTMIGGLVLGAFDGERMIGFLNSMPGIRAGKPYWHSHMLAVATDHRNAGIGAKLKLEQRAAALQRGIGLIQWTFDPLQAKNAWLNLEKLGVIVRRYQVELYGPLTSIQTDRLIAEWWLNEPRPRISPGDDVRRLYIPADVQALMRQSPSSFKDLLFRVREQFLKNFGDGYFVAGFERTGEWSAYLLIPGASRVYPAD
- the mazG gene encoding nucleoside triphosphate pyrophosphohydrolase, with protein sequence MAGNTGSKFEKLVEIMATLRGPAGCPWDKQQDFNSLKPMLVEEVYEVLEAIENNDPDGVSEELGDLLLHVVFHSQLGREAGQFDIDTVIGKISEKLVRRHPHVFGNESASTPEEVIKNWEAIKAQEKAEKLKNRTPEQRSLLEGIPSKLPAIHEAHQISARVARVGFDWPDVEGIFDKLEEEVRELKEVIENDSEDDKRARLEDEIGDMLFCIVNIARFLKIDSESALKRANRKFKSRFQYMERQLAGQGKSLDQTSLNEMEALWQKAKLQP
- a CDS encoding bifunctional riboflavin kinase/FAD synthetase, translating into MKVVTSLAEAAISQASVVSIGNFDGLHLGHRRILETVVKRSRELGVQAAAMTFSPHPIRFLAPDRAPRMISTLDQRVRLIESTGIDLLFIAKFDLPFSRLLPEEFVRQYLIDGFHARSVCVGGNFNFGYKQRGSIETLRQFKPDFEIIEVPAVRVRGTIVSSSRIRELVGAGRVSKACRLLGRWIGIEGKIVSGAGRGRTMKVPTLNLEPANELIPAAGVYITRIALDNGRMLDAVTNIGTRPTFNETSLTVETFVLNAPVPEDAVTAQLDFLHRLRDERKFDSPEELRAQIAIDVRRAEKFFRRV
- a CDS encoding glutaredoxin family protein encodes the protein MENLIQIDIYSRPGCHLCDDAKGVIERVQARFPFALRVINIESDPALEKAYGEQIPVVFINGNKAFKYHVDEHELLEKVKRLWKT
- the bshB1 gene encoding bacillithiol biosynthesis deacetylase BshB1; its protein translation is MENVDVLTIAAHPDDIELTCAGTLIKMVDKGYSVGILDLTQGEMGTRGTPEIRAREAEAARVAIGARWRERLNFGDSRLTASIENRFALAEKIREARPRTVVLPYWEARHPDHYTAATLGYEACYAAGLKQLPVAGQPHRPKKIIYASMYWEVKSSFFVDITAQWERKLAAIKCFGSQFAGDLRDITELYPAWGKLVDRITTQCKYFGHLMGVEYAEPFVVKESMAVDDIVTLPVDSV